The following proteins are encoded in a genomic region of Populus trichocarpa isolate Nisqually-1 chromosome 13, P.trichocarpa_v4.1, whole genome shotgun sequence:
- the LOC7481751 gene encoding sucrose nonfermenting 4-like protein, with product MFGSGSSTGHDNSGVSPVRFVWPYGGGEVSIFGTFTRWTDLIPMSPMEGCPNVYQVVISLVPGLHQFKFYVDGQWRVDEQLSFVSGPYGPVNTVVLTKDPPQIIDSETPGRSNMELDDVSVCSEVIQGMSAADLEVSRHRISAFLSTHTAYELLPESGKVIALDVTLPVKRAFHILYEQGIPTAPLWDFCKGQFVGVLAALDFILILRELGTHGSNLTEEELETHTISAWKEGKMHLSRQIDGSGRAYSKHLIHAGPYDSLKDVASKILQNSISTVPILHSSAQDGSFPQLLHLASLSGILKCICRYFRHSAGSLPILQQPICSIPLGTWVPKIGEPNRRPFAMLKPNASLGAALSLLVQANVSSIPIVNDNDSLLDVYSRSDITALAKDKAYAQIHLDEISIHQALQLGQDANSSYGFFNGQRCQMCLRTDSLHKVMERLANPGVRRLLIVEAGSKRVEGVISLSDVFRFLLGVA from the exons ATGTTTGGTTCTGGTTCCAGTACTGGCCATGATAATAGTGGTGTAAGTCCAGTGCGCTTCGTGTGGCCTTATGGAGGTGGAGAAGTGTCCATCTTTGGTACCTTTACCAG GTGGACTGATCTTATACCCATGTCCCCGATGGAGGGGTGCCCTAATGTATATCAAGTTGTTATTAGCTTAGTTCCTGGATTGCATCAG TTCAAGTTCTATGTAGATGGACAATGGAGGGTTGATGAGCAGCTATCCTTCGTTAGTGGGCCTTATGGGCCGGTAAATACTGTTGTCTTAACTAAGGATCCTCCACAAATCATTGATTCTGAGACACCTGGGAGATCCAACATGGAGCTGGATGATGTTTCTGTTTGCTCG GAAGTAATCCAAGGGATGTCAGCAGCTGACTTGGAAGTTTCTCGTCATCGTATTTCTGCATTCTTGTCCACACATACTGCATATGAGTTGCTTCCAGAGTCAGGCAAG GTTATTGCCTTGGATGTTACTCTACCTGTGAAGCGAGCCTTTCATATTCTCTATGAACAG GGCATCCCTACGGCTCCTCTCTGGGATTTTTGTAAGGGCCAGTTTGTTGGTGTGCTTGCTGCATTGGACTTCATCTTGATTCTGAGGGAG CTTGGAACTCATGGATCTAATCTGACGGAGGAAGAATTAGAGACACATACTATATCTGCTTGGAAGGAAGGGAAAATGCATCTCAGCAGACAAATTGATGGCAGTGGGAGAGCATATTCTAAACATCTGATCCAT GCAGGGCCATATGACTCGCTGAAAGATGTTGCTTcaaaaattttgcaaaacagcaTATCAACAGTTCCCATCCTTCATTCTTCTGCTCAGGATGGTTCATTTCCCCAGCTACTACATCTTGCTTCCTTGTCTGGAATACTAAAAT GTATATGCAGGTATTTCAGACATTCTGCTGGCTCCTTACCCATTCTTCAACAGCCAATTTGTTCAATTCCTTTGGGTACATGGGTTCCAAAAATTGGGGAACCAAACAGACGACCATTTGCTATGTTGAAACCAAATGCTTCTCTCGGTGCTGCCCTCTCTTTGTTGGTTCAAG CCAATGTCAGTTCAATACCAATCGTAAATGATAATGATTCACTGCTGGATGTGTATTCTCGAAG TGATATCACTGCCTTGGCAAAAGATAAAGCCTATGCACAAATTCATCTTGATGAAATAAGCATTCACCAG GCACTGCAGTTGGGTCAGGATGCAAATTCTTCTTATGGATTCTTCAATGGACAGAGATGTCAGATGTGTTTACGGACTGATTCTCTACACAAAGTGATGGAGCGATTGGCAAATCCTG GGGTTAGGAGACTTTTGATCGTGGAAGCTGGCAGCAAGCGTGTAGAAGGGGTTATCTCACTGAGTGATGTCTTCAGGTTTCTGTTGGGGGTAGCTTAG